The Larimichthys crocea isolate SSNF chromosome X, L_crocea_2.0, whole genome shotgun sequence genome segment tttttctaatgctagtgttacagctactaatgtgtgtaacactgacgtgatgataaatattgaaatatttaattaacatttaatctgtgtctataagtaaccagatcctgaaatgtatgtgtgtgtgtggtgtgtaaaatgtatatatgtgtatggTGTGTggtgtaaatataatattatatatatatatataatatatatataatatatatatatatatacaccacaacacacacacacacacacacacacacacacacacacacacacacacacacacacatatatagtacacacacacacacacacacatatataatatggtatagtgtgtgtgtggtgtatatatatatatatatatataattatatatatatagatttatatatatatatatatatatatatgtgtgtgtgtgtgtgtgtgtgtaatgtgtatgtatgttacagtgctctttattcagaaaaccctcattcacatctacatttcagtatctggttattatagattaatgttaaatataaatatcaatatttatcatcacagtaacagtgttacacacattagtagctgtaaacactcagcattaagaaaaatacatacgttgtttggtgcttacataaggagtaaacatttaaatcatcactttaaaagttacatacgttgttttggtgccgtttgtttcccagatatattagtgtgtgtggaATGGGTGTATAAGGGCAAtacttaaagcactttatagaaaggcactttatgaagttcagtccaatttccttgtattagttttaCGGGCCAGACCTgccgaaccaatatggcggcgccgtttacgtacgattcagcgctcaatgcggcgtctatgtatatatgtctatggtttgGACCGCCTCATGTTTGCGTGCCGTGttacgttcaggtacgttcgGTGTGACCTTGATTAAGCAATGGCAccctcaactggcgacaccatgacatttcacggaaaaaaaaactcctgaagaaaatggccctagattcagttaacctaattaatttaatttaatcgattaaattattTTCGATGATTAACCGATAGTCGATTAACCGTTTACATCCCTACTAGGCCTACATTTCATTCTCACCAACAGGATACTGCCTTGGTGGCTGATCGAGTCTTACTGCAACATCGTACCTAGTCACTGTTAAGCAGGTCAAGCAACATAATTTAAACATCATATTCATCTTGTTAAAATTTGTTTCAGGCATACAGGGGTTTTCTCCAAGTGCTGCGGTTCACCCACAATTTGTATGTttgcataaaagaaaaaaaagtgtatgaTGTACTCATTTTTGCCGCAATGATGCCTGACAGAGCCTTCCATGttgtgcagagacaggtgattGGCCGGTAGTTGGATGGGATGGGTCCCTTCTCGGGGTCCTTCATGATTAGCACTGTCCtgccgcccagggcgcaaatgtggccaggaccggcgctgcttGACACCACATAATGTTGGTGTATGCCCTTAAGCTTTGACACACTTTCGTCTTCGACAATGTTGTAATGCTTTTGTCCCATGGCTGCATGACTATGtattatttccctttttatttatacttCGCTGTCCAGTCCAGCCGGTATGACTCTATCAGTTATTTGTTCACTCATCCTGAGGTAGGCTGatatatcatgtttttgtcGTTGTTGATGTTTGTCCCGACtggggatatatatatatatatatgtgtgtgtgtgtgtgtgtgtgtgtgtgtgtgtgtgtgtgNNNNNNNNNNCAAATGTCGAAttgtaattctatttccagtgttaaatagaAGTAATTtccacatgcattgataaaatgccacatgggatggaagaagggatgaccattttagaaaagggatgattttgaccattttgaCCATTCCTGTTTTTTACTCGCCTTTTGTTTCCCCCAATACGTTATTCCTCTCTCCTACAGCCAGGGGCGGAGCTAGAGGGGTGGCTCGGGTAGCTCTGGCCACCTCTGAAACCTGACTGGACACCTCAGGTGCTACAGGTCACTGCATGTCGCCTCGAAAGCACCGCGATTTTAGAAATGCAAAAGTAGAAGGCAAAATAAACGTCTTACAAGTGGCTGgctctgaggaggaggacgatgacACTGAGGAGAAGGGGAGCAGTAAATAAGAGAATTCCAACCTTGGCTTAATTCAATAAGTATTAATTATTGAATTAAGAAAATATAATTGAATGTGCCAACATGTCATTGATTGTTGTAGATAAAGTCCCTCCCAGTTAGATGCAGATTCGAGGCTGCTCCACAGAGTTCAACAGCCGCAGCACGTTCAGCACcctggacagagacagcagctaCCTGCTCTGTTGTCAGTTCAGCACCTCAGACAGGAAACTCCACCTGTACTCACctgggagacagagacacagctgcagccaatcacaaagCATCCTGATACACCACAGAAGGAGCTCAATGATTTATAATACAAACCCAACAAACGGTTTAGTCCCTATGATAAAATAGCACTTTATCACACAACATATTAATGAGGTAAgtaattaaaactaattaaagaaAAACGCGAATTCATGTCTGCTGCTTTATCTACATCTGTGATCTGACTAAATGTACATTAGGAGACCCTGATTCATGATGTTGTTCAGTAGGTGGCGCCAAAGAGTTCACCATCAACCTTCatgaccaaagaagaagaacactagGACCGCCTCTGTTTTCTGTTACGTCCTCAGACAAGCTGTAAATATCTGGGAATACTGCAGACAGTTATTATTGTACGATAACCATctgaacagtaaaaaaaatgagtgGAAGAGGTAAGGGAGGAAAAGGACTCGGTAAAGGAGGCGCCAAGCGTCACCGTAAAGTTCTCCGTGATAACATCCAGGGAATCACCAAGCCCGCTATCCGCCGTCTGGCTCGCCGTGGTGGAGTCAAGCGTATCTCCGGTCTGATCTACGAGGAGACTCGCGGTGTGTTGAAGGTTTTCCTGGAGAACGTCATCCGTGATGCCGTCACCTACACCGAGCACGCCAAGAGAAAGACCGTGACCGCCATGGATGTGGTGTATGCTCTGAAGAGGCAGGGTCGCACTCTGTACGGCTTCGGCGGTTAAACTCATGATTCTCTTCACTACTCAAAAACCAAAGGTCCTTTTAAGGGCCACTCACTTTACTTAAAGAGCTGACCCTTTATTTCTTTGTACGCTGGCTAAATTATGTGTTAGATCTGAGTATTTAAGTTGAGGGGCGTTTGACTCGAGCTTTTCAGTTTAAGTTAACTTTTCTGTAGCAGTCTACAAATTCTTAAATATTTAGCAGTACTGCATCAACTTACCTGAAACCAGTCTCCCAAAATGCCTCCATAGCTTCTCTTCAATACTAACTGCATAGAGGGGAGGGCGGTAATGCTGCGTTATGTGTCTGTATATaattagtgatgggaagttaGATCATTTGTCTCGAGATGGCTCTTTTGGCTCCCAAACTGCTCTGCATGTTACCACCGATCTGTAATTAAACCAAATTTAGTGCTGGTTTGACTTATTTGTGTAGGCATATGacttaaattattcaatacatcACTTTGTAGTgaataattcaaaagaaaaaattacattttctgctCTCTGAATTGCTGTAACCAGTTGTTTTGACTATTGTAACTCTGAAACCACCAAATGAATGTGCTTGCTTGTAGTACCACTCTACTACActaagcagatagaaacaccaataaaaaatatttatgaaaggacagctattgactgtTGGATTCACAGTTCTCACATGTCTGAAGTTTGCTTGTGGACCCTGCTCGATATGATAGTTTGACTTTGCAAATTATGCattctgcttttgtgtttgcacaattattaaaatgctccaaatgctgctgtttgctctattattcattttcacactGCATTCCtgtcctctgctcctcttcctcctgttcaGCTTTCTATGAGCGCTGCTTGGTGGTATGATCCTTCATATGATATGATCATATGATCCTGTCGTACAGTAGCATAAGAATACACTGCATATATACactgcatatatatattaggACAGTATAAGTGTGTATTAGTGTCTAAAGGGCATAAATAATCCAGGTGGGTGTACAGTACTGTGATGGGGGAGAAtgttggaagaaaaacagttcagtccagtcaacatgtgtttttacatgcattGCAATAAACTACTTTT includes the following:
- the LOC109138243 gene encoding histone H4, translating into MSGRGKGGKGLGKGGAKRHRKVLRDNIQGITKPAIRRLARRGGVKRISGLIYEETRGVLKVFLENVIRDAVTYTEHAKRKTVTAMDVVYALKRQGRTLYGFGG